In Neisseria dentiae, one DNA window encodes the following:
- the yihA gene encoding ribosome biogenesis GTP-binding protein YihA/YsxC, with product MNLFQNAKFFTTVNHLKDLPDTPAEIAFVGRSNAGKSSAINTLTNHVRLAYVSKTPGRTQHINFFELSNGGFMVDLPGYGYAQVPEAVRAHWVKLLGDYLQQRRQLIGLVLIMDARHPLKALDIQMLDFFHATGRPVHILLSKADKLSKNDQIKTLSAVKKMLKPYMARQQISVQLFSSLKKQGIDEVDRVVGAWFAKEAQAEGGHEEG from the coding sequence ATGAACCTATTTCAAAACGCAAAATTCTTCACCACGGTCAATCATCTGAAAGATTTGCCCGACACGCCCGCCGAAATCGCTTTCGTGGGGCGCAGCAATGCCGGCAAATCCAGCGCCATCAACACGCTGACCAACCATGTGCGGCTGGCTTATGTGTCGAAAACCCCCGGCCGCACCCAGCATATCAATTTTTTCGAGCTGTCCAACGGCGGCTTTATGGTGGACTTGCCGGGCTACGGTTATGCCCAAGTGCCCGAAGCCGTGCGCGCGCATTGGGTGAAACTGCTCGGCGATTATCTGCAACAGCGCAGGCAGCTTATCGGCCTGGTGCTGATCATGGATGCCCGCCATCCGCTCAAAGCGCTGGATATCCAAATGTTGGACTTTTTCCACGCCACCGGCCGGCCGGTGCATATTTTGCTTTCGAAAGCCGATAAATTATCTAAAAACGACCAAATCAAAACCTTGAGCGCAGTCAAAAAAATGCTCAAGCCATATATGGCGCGCCAGCAAATCAGCGTGCAGCTTTTTTCGAGCCTGAAAAAGCAGGGTATAGACGAAGTGGACAGGGTGGTGGGCGCATGGTTTGCGAAAGAAGCGCAGGCGGAAGGCGGGCACGAAGAAGGTTGA
- a CDS encoding c-type cytochrome, whose product MKRLTLLALALAAGAVTAAPKADLAKGKEIATNICAACHAADGNSGIAMYPKLSAQNAHYLFVQTKAIKEGKRTTGASAAMAPMVAALSDQDMRDVAAFYAKQTPKQGEANPKDNPELGAKIFRGGLADKKIPACMACHGPNGAGMPGGGTDITAYPRLGGQHKDYIITQMQAYKSGQRTNTIMADIAGRMSDEELNAVANFIQGLH is encoded by the coding sequence ATGAAACGTTTGACCTTGTTGGCGCTGGCTTTGGCAGCGGGTGCGGTAACGGCGGCGCCGAAGGCCGATCTTGCCAAAGGCAAAGAAATCGCAACCAATATCTGCGCGGCCTGCCACGCGGCCGACGGTAACAGCGGCATTGCCATGTATCCGAAACTGTCGGCGCAAAATGCGCATTATCTGTTCGTGCAAACCAAGGCCATCAAAGAAGGCAAACGCACAACCGGCGCTTCGGCTGCAATGGCGCCGATGGTGGCGGCTTTGTCTGACCAGGATATGCGCGACGTGGCGGCTTTCTATGCCAAACAAACACCGAAACAGGGCGAAGCCAACCCGAAAGACAACCCCGAGCTGGGTGCCAAGATTTTCCGCGGCGGCCTGGCCGATAAAAAAATCCCCGCCTGCATGGCCTGCCACGGCCCCAACGGTGCGGGTATGCCCGGCGGCGGCACCGATATTACGGCCTATCCGCGTTTGGGCGGCCAGCACAAAGATTACATCATTACGCAGATGCAGGCATATAAATCGGGCCAGCGCACCAATACCATTATGGCCGATATAGCGGGCCGTATGTCTGACGAAGAATTGAACGCAGTAGCCAACTTTATCCAAGGCCTGCATTGA
- the ccsB gene encoding c-type cytochrome biogenesis protein CcsB, which produces MNQTINNTGKLSEHALLAHKPFLRRLNVLDWLFALAVAVTAVFAQFHVGHHMDIYEVVILWFCAASAVLLGWFFKPLRWFTVVSVLLAYGAVQLYGGDIARADRFLLKYFLSSQSAIMWQCATVFLALFCYIAGAFTANRRQTATNTLLGIGTALTWVSALAGFTGLLVRWHESYLLRPDAGHIPVSNLYEVFILFLVITALMYLYYESKFAVQKLGGFVLSFMAAVVVFVLWYSLSREAHAIQPLIPALQSWWMKIHVPANFIGYGAFCISAMLGIAELLAIRSENAGKKSWLPDSQTIEEVMYKAIAVGFLFFTIATILGALWAADAWGRYWSWDPKETWAFIVWLNYAVWLHMRLVAGWRGKVLAWWAIIGLFITAFAFIGVNMFLSGLHSYGTL; this is translated from the coding sequence ATGAACCAAACCATCAACAACACCGGAAAATTATCCGAACACGCCCTCTTGGCCCACAAACCGTTTCTGCGCCGCCTCAACGTTTTAGACTGGCTGTTTGCTTTGGCCGTGGCGGTAACGGCGGTGTTCGCACAGTTTCACGTCGGCCACCACATGGATATTTATGAAGTGGTGATTTTGTGGTTTTGCGCCGCTTCAGCCGTTTTGCTGGGTTGGTTTTTCAAACCCCTGCGCTGGTTTACCGTGGTTTCGGTGCTGCTGGCCTACGGCGCCGTGCAGCTTTACGGCGGCGACATCGCCCGCGCCGACCGCTTTTTGCTGAAATATTTTTTAAGCAGCCAGTCGGCAATCATGTGGCAGTGCGCCACCGTGTTTCTGGCCCTGTTTTGCTACATCGCCGGCGCGTTCACAGCCAACAGGCGGCAAACCGCCACCAACACGCTGCTGGGCATCGGCACCGCGCTCACCTGGGTTTCTGCGCTGGCAGGCTTCACCGGCCTGTTGGTGCGCTGGCACGAAAGCTATCTGCTGCGCCCCGACGCAGGGCACATCCCCGTTTCCAACCTTTATGAAGTGTTTATTCTGTTTCTGGTGATTACCGCTTTGATGTATCTTTATTACGAAAGCAAATTCGCCGTGCAGAAACTCGGTGGCTTCGTGCTCTCGTTTATGGCCGCCGTGGTGGTGTTTGTGTTGTGGTACAGCCTGTCGCGCGAAGCGCATGCCATCCAGCCGCTGATTCCCGCGCTGCAATCGTGGTGGATGAAAATCCACGTGCCCGCCAACTTTATCGGCTACGGCGCATTCTGTATTTCCGCCATGCTCGGTATTGCCGAACTGCTGGCCATCCGCAGTGAAAATGCCGGTAAAAAATCTTGGCTGCCCGATTCCCAAACCATCGAAGAAGTGATGTATAAAGCCATCGCCGTCGGCTTTCTGTTTTTCACCATCGCCACCATACTCGGCGCGCTGTGGGCGGCCGATGCCTGGGGGCGTTATTGGAGCTGGGACCCTAAAGAAACCTGGGCGTTTATCGTGTGGCTGAACTACGCCGTGTGGCTGCATATGCGGCTGGTGGCTGGCTGGCGCGGCAAAGTGCTGGCATGGTGGGCGATTATCGGCCTGTTTATCACCGCCTTCGCCTTTATCGGCGTGAATATGTTTTTGAGCGGCCTGCACTCTTACGGCACCCTGTAA
- the pilQ gene encoding type IV pilus secretin PilQ, with amino-acid sequence MNSRNIKKIFAAISVGFAVQTAFAGNITDINVSSLPNNQKIIKIKFDKDVATPRGFITTTPARIALDFSNTNVQLPQPVLEYADPLINQITAAQNDNRARILLGLNKASQYNTEIKGNEVWVYVSEAADQTTRTPQQRNHTAVAAAPAAPAAVTAPRREQAAASANIDFRKGARNSGIIELSAPGFTGQPDIKKQSDRITVTLKNHPLPAQAQRSLDVSDFNTPVRNVTMKRIGNDTQLVIRNHGSWDVNTQSANGRFSFEISQKTNIASQGLSATPNKSFNGRKISLDFQDVEVRTILQILAKESGMNIVASDTVSGKMTLSLKDVPWDQALDLVMQARNLDMRRQGNIINVAPREELLAKDKATLQAQKEIDDLGPLLSQTFQLKYKNVEEFRKILRLDESGNSSDRNTLLSGRGSALIDPATNTLIITDNRLVIQKFQKLIEELDVPTRQVMVEARIVEAEDGFSRNIGVKFGYTGVNGRSTWGSNWTNAVNNSGTAYNNGVTLANAVLSGSSTIPTTTPLEMSPNISLPVAAATSSIALVRAVSSGALGLELAAMQEQSKGKIISNPRVLTQDRKEAKIESGSEIPYEEATSSGATSITFKKAVLGLTVTPNITPDGQVIMSVKINKDSPQDCITGGVTTKCISTKQLQTQAMVEDGGTLIVGGIYEEENGNTVAKVPLLGDIPVVGNLFKSRTRSEKRRELLIFITPRIMDHVGSNLRY; translated from the coding sequence TATCACCGATATCAACGTATCGTCTTTGCCCAACAACCAAAAAATCATCAAAATCAAATTTGATAAAGATGTAGCCACACCGCGCGGCTTCATCACCACCACCCCTGCGCGCATTGCCTTGGACTTCAGCAACACCAACGTGCAATTGCCGCAACCCGTTTTGGAATATGCCGACCCGTTGATCAATCAGATTACCGCCGCCCAAAACGACAACCGTGCGCGTATTCTGCTCGGCCTGAACAAAGCCAGCCAATACAACACCGAAATCAAAGGCAACGAAGTATGGGTATATGTGAGCGAAGCGGCTGACCAAACCACCCGCACGCCGCAGCAGCGCAACCATACGGCTGTTGCCGCCGCACCTGCCGCACCTGCTGCCGTTACCGCGCCCCGCCGCGAGCAGGCGGCCGCATCTGCCAATATCGACTTCCGCAAAGGTGCACGCAACTCAGGCATTATTGAGCTGAGCGCACCCGGCTTTACCGGCCAACCGGATATCAAAAAGCAAAGCGACCGCATCACCGTTACCCTGAAAAACCATCCGCTGCCCGCCCAAGCGCAACGCAGCTTGGATGTAAGCGACTTCAACACGCCTGTCCGCAACGTTACGATGAAACGCATCGGCAACGACACCCAATTGGTTATCCGCAACCACGGCAGCTGGGATGTGAACACGCAATCCGCCAACGGCCGCTTCAGCTTTGAAATCAGCCAGAAAACCAATATCGCCTCGCAGGGTTTGTCCGCCACACCCAACAAATCGTTTAACGGCCGCAAAATTTCTTTAGACTTCCAAGACGTGGAAGTGCGCACCATTTTGCAGATTCTCGCCAAAGAATCCGGCATGAACATTGTTGCCAGCGACACCGTTAGCGGCAAAATGACCCTTTCCCTGAAAGACGTGCCGTGGGATCAGGCGTTGGATTTGGTGATGCAGGCGCGTAATCTCGATATGCGCCGCCAAGGCAACATTATCAACGTTGCGCCCCGCGAAGAATTGCTGGCAAAAGACAAAGCCACTTTGCAGGCCCAAAAAGAAATCGACGATCTCGGCCCTCTGTTGTCGCAAACCTTCCAATTAAAATACAAAAACGTGGAAGAGTTCCGCAAAATCCTGCGCTTGGACGAGAGCGGCAACAGCAGCGACCGCAACACCTTGTTGAGCGGACGCGGCAGCGCCCTCATCGACCCTGCCACCAACACCTTGATTATTACCGACAACCGTCTCGTTATTCAGAAATTCCAAAAACTGATTGAAGAGTTGGATGTGCCCACCCGCCAAGTAATGGTGGAAGCGCGTATTGTTGAAGCAGAAGACGGTTTTTCACGCAATATCGGTGTCAAATTCGGCTACACCGGCGTAAACGGCCGTTCTACTTGGGGTTCGAACTGGACGAATGCAGTTAATAACTCCGGCACTGCTTATAACAACGGTGTAACGCTGGCTAATGCCGTTCTCAGCGGTTCGTCAACCATTCCCACCACCACCCCGTTGGAAATGAGTCCGAACATCAGCCTGCCGGTTGCCGCCGCTACTTCCAGCATTGCGCTGGTGCGTGCAGTCTCTTCCGGTGCATTGGGTTTGGAACTGGCAGCCATGCAGGAACAAAGCAAAGGCAAAATTATTTCCAATCCGCGCGTGTTAACCCAAGACCGCAAAGAAGCCAAAATCGAATCGGGTTCGGAAATTCCTTATGAAGAGGCAACCTCCAGCGGCGCCACTTCCATCACGTTCAAAAAAGCCGTATTGGGTTTGACCGTTACCCCCAACATCACGCCCGACGGCCAAGTGATTATGAGCGTGAAAATCAATAAAGACAGCCCGCAAGACTGTATCACCGGCGGCGTAACCACCAAATGTATCAGCACCAAACAGCTGCAAACCCAAGCGATGGTGGAAGACGGCGGCACACTGATCGTGGGCGGCATTTATGAAGAAGAAAACGGCAATACCGTGGCCAAAGTTCCCCTGCTGGGTGATATTCCCGTGGTGGGCAACCTCTTCAAATCACGCACCCGTTCAGAAAAACGCCGCGAGCTGCTGATTTTCATCACCCCGCGCATTATGGATCATGTGGGCAGCAACCTGCGCTACTAA
- the pta gene encoding phosphate acetyltransferase, giving the protein MATVLIVPVSTRSDGWAVTQAVAAALPDAAASRALDETGEAEKMLCAGKCDDWLDMLVSRVAKINAQNIVIKGIKPDAEKLFLSTRNLELAQSLDANVVFSVFTDNEDVEHLTNKLNIAKQAYATAPGVLAGFILDGNADAGLGAAVAEKTGLAYFGSSQNIGNTDLLLKKTGRMSPAQFRVNMMESARKANKRIVLPEGAEPRTVQAAAICHEKGIARCVLLAPRAEVEAVAKERHITLPDSLEIIDPATLIEQYVEPMCELRKSKGLTPEQAREQLQDTVVLGTMMMALNHVDGLVSGAVHTTANTIRPALQLIKTAPGASLVSSVFFMLLPNQVLVYGDCAVNPEPTPEQLADIAIQSADSAKAFGIEPKVAMISYSTGTSGAGPAVEKVAQATALVREKRPDIDVDGPLQYDAATVPSVAKSKAPDSKVAGQATVLVFPDLNTGNCTYKAVQRNANVLSVGPMLQGLRKPVNDLSRGALVDDIVYTIALTAIQAVQMAE; this is encoded by the coding sequence ATGGCTACCGTATTGATTGTTCCCGTATCTACCCGTTCAGACGGCTGGGCAGTAACCCAAGCCGTAGCCGCCGCCCTGCCCGATGCCGCCGCATCCCGCGCGCTCGACGAAACCGGCGAAGCCGAAAAAATGCTGTGCGCCGGCAAATGCGACGACTGGCTCGACATGCTGGTATCCCGCGTTGCCAAAATAAACGCCCAAAATATCGTTATCAAAGGCATCAAACCCGATGCGGAAAAACTGTTCCTTTCCACCCGCAACCTCGAGTTGGCCCAATCGCTCGATGCCAATGTGGTGTTTTCCGTGTTTACCGACAACGAAGATGTCGAACACCTCACCAACAAACTGAACATCGCCAAACAAGCCTACGCCACCGCGCCGGGCGTGCTGGCAGGTTTCATTCTCGACGGTAATGCCGACGCGGGCTTGGGTGCCGCCGTTGCCGAAAAAACCGGCCTGGCCTATTTCGGCTCGTCGCAAAACATCGGCAACACCGACCTTTTGCTGAAAAAAACCGGCCGTATGTCGCCCGCGCAATTCCGCGTCAACATGATGGAATCTGCCCGCAAAGCCAACAAACGCATCGTCTTGCCCGAAGGCGCCGAACCGCGCACCGTTCAGGCGGCCGCCATCTGCCACGAAAAAGGCATTGCCCGCTGCGTGTTGCTGGCTCCCCGCGCCGAAGTGGAAGCAGTCGCCAAAGAACGCCACATCACTCTGCCCGATTCGCTGGAAATCATCGACCCGGCGACCCTGATCGAGCAATATGTCGAGCCGATGTGCGAACTGCGCAAGAGCAAAGGCCTAACCCCCGAACAGGCACGCGAACAGTTGCAAGACACCGTGGTGCTGGGCACCATGATGATGGCGCTGAACCATGTGGACGGCTTGGTATCCGGCGCCGTGCACACCACCGCCAACACCATCCGCCCCGCCCTGCAACTGATTAAAACCGCGCCCGGCGCCAGCCTCGTATCCAGCGTATTCTTCATGTTGCTGCCCAACCAAGTGCTGGTTTACGGCGACTGCGCGGTTAACCCCGAACCCACGCCCGAACAATTGGCCGACATCGCCATCCAATCCGCCGATTCCGCCAAAGCCTTCGGCATCGAGCCGAAAGTGGCGATGATTTCCTACTCCACCGGCACTTCGGGCGCAGGCCCCGCCGTGGAAAAAGTGGCGCAGGCTACCGCCCTTGTGCGCGAAAAACGCCCCGATATCGATGTGGACGGCCCGCTGCAATACGATGCCGCCACCGTGCCCAGCGTAGCCAAATCCAAAGCGCCCGACAGCAAAGTGGCCGGCCAGGCCACCGTGTTGGTGTTCCCCGATCTCAACACCGGCAACTGCACCTACAAAGCCGTACAGCGCAACGCCAACGTGTTGAGCGTAGGCCCGATGCTGCAAGGTTTGCGCAAACCCGTAAACGACCTGTCGCGCGGCGCATTGGTTGACGACATCGTTTACACCATCGCCCTCACCGCCATTCAGGCCGTGCAAATGGCCGAATAA
- the aroB gene encoding 3-dehydroquinate synthase, whose product MRTLTVATPSHQYPIFIGKNLIAQADTLLKPYLSKKAAIVTNETVAALYLPAVQTALNKLGIEHFDIVLPDGEQHKNWQTLNLIFDGLMQNRADRKTTLIALGGGVIGDIVGFAAATYQRGVPFIQVPTTLLSQVDSSVGGKTAINHPLGKNMIGAFYQPRAVLADLSTLATLPARELSAGMAEVIKYGALGDLDFLNWLENHMPELMRQEPAPLAEAVYHCCKMKADIVAQDETEQGIRAWLNLGHTFGHAIEAEMGYGVWLHGEAVAAGMVLACRLSETLGRLNPADTQRIANLLEQAALPAAPPRFTFEKWIEHMRHDKKVDSGTMRFVGLNRLGEANITEITDMAILRETLQPYL is encoded by the coding sequence ATGCGCACCCTAACCGTAGCCACGCCCTCCCACCAATATCCCATCTTTATCGGTAAAAACCTGATTGCCCAAGCCGACACCCTGCTGAAACCTTATTTGAGCAAAAAAGCAGCCATCGTTACCAACGAAACCGTTGCCGCCCTATACCTGCCTGCTGTTCAGACGGCCTTAAACAAGCTCGGCATCGAACATTTCGATATCGTGCTGCCCGACGGCGAACAACACAAAAACTGGCAAACCCTCAACCTGATTTTCGACGGTCTGATGCAGAACCGCGCCGACCGCAAAACCACGCTGATTGCCCTGGGTGGCGGCGTTATCGGCGACATCGTCGGCTTTGCCGCCGCCACCTACCAGCGCGGCGTGCCGTTTATCCAAGTTCCCACCACCCTGTTAAGCCAGGTAGATTCGTCGGTGGGCGGCAAAACCGCCATCAACCACCCGCTGGGTAAAAACATGATCGGTGCGTTTTACCAGCCCCGCGCCGTACTGGCCGATTTAAGCACGCTGGCCACCCTGCCTGCGCGCGAGCTTTCCGCAGGTATGGCGGAAGTGATCAAATACGGCGCACTGGGCGACCTCGATTTCTTGAATTGGCTCGAAAACCATATGCCCGAGCTGATGCGGCAGGAGCCTGCCCCGCTGGCCGAAGCCGTGTACCACTGCTGCAAAATGAAAGCCGACATCGTCGCCCAAGACGAAACCGAACAAGGCATCCGCGCATGGCTCAACTTGGGACACACTTTCGGCCACGCCATCGAAGCCGAAATGGGCTACGGCGTATGGCTGCACGGCGAAGCCGTGGCCGCAGGCATGGTGCTGGCCTGCCGCCTGTCGGAAACTTTAGGCCGTCTGAACCCCGCCGACACCCAACGCATCGCCAACCTGCTGGAGCAGGCCGCCCTGCCCGCAGCCCCGCCCCGTTTCACATTTGAAAAATGGATAGAACATATGCGGCACGATAAAAAAGTGGACAGCGGCACCATGCGCTTTGTGGGACTCAACCGCTTGGGCGAAGCCAATATCACCGAAATCACCGATATGGCAATCCTGCGCGAAACCCTGCAACCCTATCTATAA
- a CDS encoding shikimate kinase, whose translation MPAMENIAGNLFLIGLMGAGKTTLGKHIAQILNRPFYDSDQEICKRTGVSIPTIFELEGEQGFRDREAAMIDELTALDNIVLATGGGAVMREENHRRLRERGTVVYLHACPDVLLERTRCDTNRPLLQVADPLAKLQELYNVRDSVYRSAAHIVIEANRQNCHKTAENLLQAWAQKQA comes from the coding sequence ATGCCTGCTATGGAAAACATAGCAGGCAATTTATTTTTAATCGGACTGATGGGGGCGGGCAAAACCACGCTGGGTAAGCATATCGCCCAAATACTGAACCGCCCTTTCTACGATAGCGATCAAGAAATCTGCAAACGCACCGGCGTGTCGATTCCGACTATTTTCGAGCTGGAAGGCGAGCAGGGGTTCCGCGACCGCGAAGCCGCGATGATAGACGAGCTGACCGCGCTGGATAACATTGTGCTGGCCACCGGCGGCGGCGCGGTGATGCGTGAGGAAAACCACCGCAGGCTGCGCGAACGCGGCACTGTGGTGTATCTGCACGCCTGCCCCGACGTGCTGCTCGAACGCACCCGCTGCGACACCAACCGCCCGCTGCTGCAAGTGGCAGACCCATTGGCCAAACTGCAAGAGCTATACAATGTGCGCGACAGCGTTTACCGCTCCGCCGCCCATATCGTTATCGAAGCCAACCGGCAAAACTGCCACAAAACCGCCGAAAACCTGTTGCAAGCTTGGGCGCAAAAACAGGCATAG
- a CDS encoding cytochrome c biogenesis protein ResB: MRFAVALLSLLGVASVIGTVLQQNQQPTDYVVKFGPFWSEIFGFLGLYDVYASAWFVLIMIFLVLSTGLCLWRNIPPFVREMKSFRVNAGKKSLAAMKHTALIGGGLSPEIAARYLNVQGFSSKTVEREDGSVLVAAKKGAMNKWGYIFAHAAIIVICLGGLIDSNLLLKAGMLTGRIVPDNDSMFAKDFKPESILGSGNISFRGNVNITEGQSADVVFLNADKGMLVQDLPFSVELKKFHIDFYNTGMPKDFASDLVVTDKASGRKTEKTIRVNHPLTVDGITIYQASFADGGSGLKFKVWNLGNPGRTPAEMDAVSMSAFPLNLGSEQYRLEFDQFTAMNVEDMSAPQEKGKLSFQTAINDVRSVRQDKKFTNIGPSIVYRIRDKAGQAVEYKNYMLPVKQEEDYFYITGTRTGLEQQYRWLRIPMDGSGSIDTFMALREHLSNPEVRKRVIAVSAAGAPENIRAVFNQAAENTLAIFAKGGYLALNDYLEKNIPPAEQEKMQGFFYQILYGAMNVLLDDTIKTYRLPDWQPGEARNRFLLNSMDAYTGLTEYPAPVLLQLNGYKEVRSSGLQMTRAPGASLVYLGSVLLVLGTVFMFYIREKRAWVLFDKDGVRFSMSSSRSERDLQKEFPKHAAALETLAADLKKTD; this comes from the coding sequence ATGCGCTTTGCCGTCGCCCTGCTCAGCCTATTGGGCGTGGCATCGGTTATCGGCACGGTATTGCAGCAAAACCAGCAGCCCACCGATTATGTGGTGAAGTTCGGCCCGTTTTGGTCGGAAATCTTCGGATTTTTGGGCCTCTACGATGTGTATGCCTCGGCCTGGTTCGTGCTGATTATGATTTTTCTGGTGCTCTCCACCGGCCTGTGCCTGTGGCGCAATATCCCGCCGTTTGTGCGCGAAATGAAGTCGTTCCGCGTGAATGCGGGCAAAAAATCGCTGGCCGCGATGAAACACACCGCGCTTATCGGCGGCGGCCTTTCCCCAGAAATCGCCGCACGCTATCTAAACGTGCAGGGTTTCAGCAGCAAAACCGTCGAGCGTGAAGACGGCTCGGTGCTGGTGGCGGCGAAAAAAGGGGCGATGAACAAATGGGGCTATATTTTCGCCCACGCCGCCATCATCGTTATCTGTTTGGGCGGCCTGATAGACAGCAACCTGCTGCTCAAAGCGGGTATGCTCACCGGCAGAATCGTGCCCGACAACGATTCGATGTTTGCCAAAGATTTCAAACCCGAAAGCATTTTGGGCAGCGGCAATATTTCGTTTCGCGGCAACGTGAACATCACCGAAGGCCAAAGCGCCGACGTGGTGTTTTTAAATGCCGACAAAGGAATGCTGGTGCAGGACTTGCCGTTTAGCGTCGAATTGAAAAAATTCCATATCGACTTCTACAACACCGGCATGCCCAAAGATTTTGCCAGCGATTTGGTTGTAACCGACAAAGCCAGCGGCAGAAAAACCGAAAAAACCATACGCGTCAACCATCCGCTCACGGTCGACGGCATCACCATCTATCAGGCCAGCTTTGCCGACGGCGGCTCCGGCTTGAAATTCAAGGTTTGGAACCTCGGCAACCCCGGCCGCACGCCCGCTGAAATGGATGCGGTGTCGATGAGCGCCTTCCCCCTCAACCTGGGCAGCGAGCAATACCGCCTAGAATTCGACCAATTCACGGCGATGAACGTGGAAGACATGAGCGCACCGCAAGAAAAAGGCAAACTGAGCTTTCAGACGGCCATCAACGATGTGCGCAGCGTGCGGCAGGATAAAAAATTCACCAACATCGGCCCCTCGATTGTGTACCGCATCCGCGATAAGGCCGGGCAGGCCGTCGAATATAAAAACTATATGCTGCCGGTGAAGCAGGAAGAAGACTATTTCTACATCACCGGCACGCGCACGGGGCTGGAGCAGCAATACCGCTGGCTGCGCATTCCCATGGACGGCAGCGGCAGCATCGACACCTTCATGGCCTTGCGCGAGCATTTGAGCAACCCCGAAGTGCGCAAACGCGTGATTGCGGTTTCCGCCGCCGGTGCGCCCGAAAACATACGCGCGGTGTTCAACCAAGCCGCCGAAAACACGCTGGCGATTTTCGCCAAAGGCGGCTATCTGGCGCTGAACGACTATCTCGAAAAAAACATTCCGCCCGCCGAGCAAGAAAAAATGCAGGGCTTTTTCTACCAGATACTCTACGGCGCCATGAACGTTTTGCTCGACGACACCATCAAAACCTACCGGCTGCCCGATTGGCAGCCCGGCGAAGCGCGCAACCGCTTCCTGCTCAACAGCATGGACGCCTACACCGGCCTTACCGAATATCCCGCGCCCGTGCTGCTGCAACTGAACGGCTACAAAGAAGTGCGCTCTTCCGGCCTGCAAATGACCCGCGCCCCCGGCGCATCGCTGGTTTACCTCGGCTCGGTGCTGCTGGTTTTGGGTACGGTGTTTATGTTTTACATCCGCGAAAAACGCGCATGGGTGTTATTCGATAAAGACGGCGTTCGCTTTTCGATGTCGTCGTCGCGCAGTGAACGCGATTTGCAGAAAGAGTTTCCCAAACACGCGGCAGCCCTCGAAACCCTTGCCGCCGATTTAAAGAAAACCGATTAA